In Nematostella vectensis chromosome 11, jaNemVect1.1, whole genome shotgun sequence, a genomic segment contains:
- the LOC116613830 gene encoding testicular haploid expressed gene protein, producing the protein MEEQERSKETTEQEKQTAKQSRDKSRIEQLAKPKPVPQGFLEDRRSVYWDNNLAKDWSNIQATTPALSERQAELCKSKSMHKDYVGDRPTPIWTVSEAAKSASATERVETLANPKSTPKDYEPCRQVQSIVSEAAQNATPSERIEMLAKSKSYAPLNIKPNSEWDWSEWESDLTEAAKLANCSERVSTLANPKAPHRSYKDARPVIWEVSDTAKKALPSLRVQQLARPKSRSQYNEDYDANAWKVSPGAKVAQATPRIAELAAPIPRKVRSKKVGVS; encoded by the exons ATGGAGGAACAAGAACGAAGCAAAGAAACCacagaacaagaaaaacagactgccAAACAAAGCAGAG acaaaagCCGAATTGAACAACTCGCCAAGCCAAAACCGGTTCCTCAAGGTTTTCTAGAAGACAG GCGCTCTGTGTATTGGGATAACAACTTAGCTAAAGACTGGTCAAATATACAAGCTACGACTCCAG CTTTAAGTGAACGACAAGCTGAACTATGCAAAAGCAAAAGCATGCATAAAGACTATGTTGGTGACAG acCCACTCCTATCTGGACTGTCAGTGAGGCCGCAAAGTCCGCATCAGCCACCGAACGTGTGGAGACGCTAGCCAACCCAAAGTCTACTCCTAAAGATTACGAGCCATGCCGACAGGTTCAAAGCATAGTCAGCGAAGCTGCGCAGAATGCAACCCCTTCGGAACGAATCGAGATGCTCGCGAAATCAAAGTCCTATGCACCTTTGAATATCAAACCCAACAGTGAGTGGGATTGGAGCGAATGGGAGTCTGACCTCACCGAGGCAGCAAAACTCGCAAACTGCTCGGAGAGGGTTTCGACGTTAGCAAATCCCAAAGCCCCACATAGGAGTTACAAAGACGCAAGACCGGTGATTTGGGAGGTATCGGACACTGCAAAGAAGGCCCTCCCGTCGCTAAGAGTACAGCAACTCGCACGGCCTAAAAGTAGAAGTCAATATAATGAAGATTACGATGCGAATGCTTGGAAAGTATCACCCGGAGCAAAAGTAGCCCAAGCAACACCGCGGATTGCCGAGTTGGCCGCGCCTATACCGAGAAAAGTGCGCTCGAAAAAAGTCGGTGTTTCATAA